atctttttagtttcctggtgctacttccacatgtatccttagttgtataatcacagtCTGTACTGCCTGGCCATTCTTCCTTGCTGTTCCTTGGCCTCTTTACATGGAGGCGTCACAATACTCCCCTCACACTCACCTCCTCGTCCCCAGGGTCTGAGCGTGCTCCTCGGCGTCGTGGCGGGCGTGGGCGCCGGCATCGAGTTCGGATGGGGGAGGAAGCTCGGCGGGGACCCGACGGTGTACGGGCGGGACCCTGAGGGCACGGcggccaccaccatctccaaccCGAGCTTCAGGGACACGCGGAACGGCCACGCCAAGACGGGCAACCACGCCAAGACGGGCAGCCACGCAGGCCACGGAGGCCACCGCTCAAGCGGCCGCGTCCACCGCAACGCCAACGGGGTGGCCATGACGCACTTCAGCGGCCAGCCCTACATGCTCCCGGCCAACGGCACCAACGGCCACACGGCGCGCACCAACGGCGGCATGAAGCTGGCCTTTGACCCCAACAGGACGCCGCTGAGGTCATCCCTGAGGAAGCCCAAACCCGCGCCGCCAGAGGACGCCCCGGACGCCTCCCTCGGCATCCCGAACTTGGCCTACACGCAGTCCAGTCCGCCCGCCAAGAAGAAGGTCCGCATCCACACTCAGTCCACCTCCGTGTAGCGTGGCGTGGCCCTCCCGTGACCTGGGACCACCTGGGAATCTTCCTGGCCACCTGAGGACCTTCCGGGCCAACTGGAGACCTTCCGAGCCACCTGGAGACCCTCCTGGCTGGCTCTGCACGTGTCATGGCCGGCTGGTGACTCACTGAGGCCTGGAAACCTTTATAGCAAGTTGTGGATCCGTCTGGCCGGCCACACACTCTTGCCAGGTGGTGTTTATCGACCAATCAAAAGTCTTTCTGCCCTAAACTTGACTAATCTTACCTGCTGGGAAGGTTTGTGGCCAGACGAGGATTCTGTCTGGCCAGCTTGAAAATGTTGGCCAGTTGGTGACTTAATAATCTCACTGGCGACGCCTCCTGACTCAgccaagcagcagcagcagcttgcTAGTCGGTGGCACTCGTGGTTGTCTCGCTGGCACGCCCCTTCCCTTAGTGCCACAGTGCCAGTGAGTGTTGAGTGCCTTACCTTGTGAGTCGTGTGCCAGAGTGGATGAACCCTCGTTGGCCTCTCCCGCGGCACCTCAGActgggaaacgaaggaaaggtgtGTGATGTGCACCTGGGAGACGTGGGAGTGCGTTTGGCTACctgggatgaagaggaggggaaggaatgcagGTGTACAGTGGCAGACACGAACTGGGTGACTTTCCTGCCGTGATGGAGATGTGAAaagctggaaaaaaaaacacatgaacaTACACCAACACGTccacacattcctcctcctcctcccctccctgctcctcttcctcctacccgaTCTGGATGACCAATGATGGAGGAAGTAAGCGACACTTTCATGTGAAGGTTTTGTGTCTCAGAGGTTCTTTCTTTGTATATTCTGTTATAAACTCACTACCCATGTGATGACTCTTCCCGCGCTCGACACACGCCCGGTTTTGTGTACATTATGAAGGCCCCAGCAAGTCTAAGGCCTGGCTGGGGGCTGTGACGTGGAGGAAAATGTTGCAGAAATCTTTATATTTATCTCATATCCTTTATCTAGCATTTAGGTGTTGATATACTTTTTATTCCACTCTGTACGTGTGCCAAGGTATTTTGTAAAGGATGAAGGCGGCGTCCAGCACGGCGccttgagggaagaaggaattgcTCTGAGTAACTTGGTTGAAattgtttgacacacacacacacacacacacacacactgtacgttTACTGACCCGGTGCTGAGGTATaggagcgacacacacacacacacacacacacaagtacacggTGTCACTCTATATTTTCTATCTGTGCctcatattagagagagagagagagagagagagagagagagagagagagagagagagagagtgtgtgtgtgtacgtgtgtgtgtgacgcaAGTGGTGGTGTGACAAAGCTTTAAAGACAACGACAGTCGGCGAGTGTTTTGCTGGACCTTCATAATGGCcttgttagtttgttagttagttcgTTCGTTTATTCAGGAAGATTAATTAGTTAGCGAGTTTAGGTGTTTTGATTAGGCGAGTGTTATACCGCACCTGTGTTAGAACtgttagcaacacacacacacacacacacacacacacacacacacacacacacacacacacacacacacacttccttttttttgttctgtactactttttctcttatttatcttctgctttattttctagttataaCTGTTGCCTTTTCTCTTCTGTAGTTGTTGTACGAATGTCTTAATCTCATATCCGTGCTACCTCTCTGTTCTCTGTGTTGTTTTCCTTCGCTGTTTTCTATTGATTTCCATGtatattttctcttattatcTCGTCCCTAGCATAAGTTGTTACGTTaggttccttcattttcttcgtgtattttttttcttttttatattttctcccgTTCCTTGTTTGTATTCCTCATGGTCATtcaccttccacacacacacacacacacacacacacacacacacacacacacacaccttgtcctTGTATCACTTTTAATCAATCAGTTATTTAGAGGTATACGCGAGCACAGGTGAGTCTGGCTGCACCGTCGGCTGTCGTTCTTTCCACTGGCAGAATCTTCCAATTGTAACTCATTCCGTCCACTTGTTGTGAATTATGAGAGGGAGAAACACTTCTTTTTGTTCCACAGTTCATATAATACCACAAGTTGTTCTGTATACCTCTTTGGTGTTCCGTGAGAGGCAAAACTACTTACCTGCACCATCAGTTGTCCTGCAGTTGTCTTTCCATGGTCGTTATAATTATcatatatctatatttttctttggattttttttttttattgtatatgtcATCAGTTGTTTTGAGTGTGTGGATGTGTTAAGCAGCTCAGCGAGGAGTGGTCTACGTATAGCGCTGTATAACAGACTCCTCGGCATGACCACTCAGCAAAATAAGTATCTTCACACCTCCCATTCACCCCGAACCACCACATAACTGTACCGAAGCTCCATAAACACAGTCACGCAGTCAGTCGGTAGTTGGTAGTCCGTTAGTTGACCAATacttagccagccagtcagtccacACGTCAGTCACTCCAGACCAAGGGACGGAGCAAGATCCTTATTTCGCTGAGTGGTCTCCGttgtctcctcctccgccgcctcccggGTAACGAAGTAGGTCCAGCCGTAGACAGCTTACCATAGCGTTCTTATTATACGTATTATTGTGAAAGGAAATAGCGAAGGAAAAGTGAAGTGCTAGCCTCAGTCTCATTCCGTTACCCCTTCCTTCACCAGTAAAATCTTTGGACGTGCTGTTAGAAGCTCCTCAGAATCACATTTCTCCTTTTGTTATTCATGTTCAAGACACGTTATTTGAAGTTATTAAGAAACTGGtatctcttcttcccatttccttttcaaTATCCAACTTTCAGACATCCCCTTTGAAGCGGTTCCGAATTAAAtactctttttcctatttcctttcgaTAACTAACGTTTCAACTGgtatctcttcttcctatttcctcttcaaTATCCAACCTCTGGACATGCCCTTTGAAGCGGTTCCGAATTAAatactctttttcttatttcctttcgaTAACTAACGTTTCAGACACTTCAAAGATCATCCAAATACGCTTCACTAAACGTTATTTGAAGTTATTAAGAAACTGGtatctcttcttcccatttcctcttcaatAGCCAACCTCCACATGCTATTTTCAAGTATTTCCGAATTTAATACACTATATCTTATTTCCTTTCGATAGCTAACGTTTCAGACGCTTCAAAGATCATCCAAATACGCTTCACTAAACGGCCGGTTCAATAACAATAAATACCTGGCTCAAAGCGAGGCTGGCGGGGGTGGAGGCGAAACTACCATGGTGAATTTATAAGACTATTCTAATGAAATGCCGTAGGTTAAAGACTGTGACCTCGATGCAGAAATAAAGGTGTGGCCGCAGTGATAAAGATTAtgtactttctcttccccttggACCAGgcgaatgatgacgatgatggtaagagaagaaacaaaatgaaaagccaatagggagaggagaaaagggatagataggaagaggaaagaaggaaaagagcaagTAAAGTAAGATATAGGATGATAATTAATGAAAGAAGGCACAAAATGGACTaatcagtaggaagaggagaagaaatagggtgaggaaaggaaaattagaaggaaaaagagtaagggaTGTTGAATGAtaggactattattattattattatcattattatgcattactatttatcctttttcttactttattttcctacTGTTTTCCTGTTTCTATATCAATCTATATGTTGAGTGTACGTTCATATGTTACtcattctattctttctattttctctacttctttattTATCAGTCAACCTGCGCATTCAAGTCAAGGGTATGTCAAGCGATAAGTcaatcagtccgtcagtcagaGGTACGCTCAGTTTAGACAAGTGAGGAAGCAAGTATTTTCCACCATATGttactctttccattctttctattttctctacttCATTATTTATCAGTCAACCTGTGCATTCAAGTCTAGGGTATGTCAACCGATAAGTCCGTCAGTCAGAGGTACACTCAGTTCAGACAAGTGAGGAAGCAAGTATTTTCCACCATTTCCGGGGACTCCAGCATTACgtcaacagtctcaagaccttcACCTGCCTCATCACACGCGCCTCATCAGCTAAATTAAACACCTGCGCTCCGGCATacgtaaaagagaaggaaaaaaggttaGTGTTATATTATGAAACGAAAGcatatcatcattattagtaCTGGAAGATTATTGAGGTCCATGAAAGGGCATTAAAGCGGgtataagatagaaagaaagtaGCTTATGTCTTGTGTATACATGTAACTATGCGGCCGAGTAAGTATTCATTGTCGGTTATCGTACACGTGAACGACAGAGCAATTGTTACCAAGGTGAAAAGTATACTTATTCTTGTTGGGTTTCGCTGCACTTGTTGGATTTCACCGCATAACTTTATAACAAATTTTCCCTTGAGTGTTATTTATCTATATTCACTTACTTTTATCTTCATTTAGTTTCGTGTTCTAACTATCATTCAGAATTAAGAGGTCGATATATAACTACGAAACGGCAATTTTCATCCAGTTTCATCCGCTTCATCCAGTCAATAATTCACATATCGCGATTATAATAAGTCTTtctattattattctattatttattATCTAGTCTTTCTATATAAATCCTGCATAGCGCTTCCCAACCTCTGCAAATCATAGTAAATCCTGCCTAATGCATCCTAGTATTCTGAAATCACCACATAACGCGATTATAATTATCAAGTCtttctattatttattatctAGTGTTTCTATATAAATGCACAACGCTTCCCAACCTCTGCAAATCATAGTAAATCCTGCCTAATGCTTCCTAATATTCTGAAATCACCATGTAACGCGATTATAATTAagtctttatattttttattattctattatttattatctataGTCTTTCCATATAAATCCTGCACAGCGCTTCCCAACCTCTGCAAATCATAGTAAATCCTGCCTAATACTTCCTAATACTCTGAAATCACCACATAACGCGATTATAATTaagtctttatatttttttattattctattatttattatctataGTCTTTCCATATAAATCCTGCACAGCGCTTCCCAACCTCTACAAATCATAGTAAATCCTGTCTAATACTTCCTAATATTCTGAAATCACCACAAAATCCACCTTTACTTATCTTCAGCTACACATCAGAATACTACCACACGCATTGAACAATCTCGTTAGTGTGTCGTAAGGGAATCAGTCGGTCATCAGGCGAGGGACGCGTGAACCAATGACCTCTGCCTGTCCCTACCCCGCTCAAGGTCAGACCGCAGGACCCTCGATCCAGCCCGCGTCTGCTTTCCCCTGCAACCGTTCCCACACCCGTGATAGCGCGTCATAGGCAGGTAATTCAGGTGTTCCACGAGGGGTGAGTTGATATAGTGGCGTCTTAAGTGTATCCTGTAACTGCCCTTCAAACAGTCAAGGTCACGTATCCTGTAGGACCCTCCAACCCTCCTTCCTACCCACGCA
This DNA window, taken from Eriocheir sinensis breed Jianghai 21 chromosome 53, ASM2467909v1, whole genome shotgun sequence, encodes the following:
- the LOC126983309 gene encoding uncharacterized protein LOC126983309, translated to MERDRRGLRLSAAGGVLTVLTFVAAIAAAAAPNWANFAGGMSGSFGPWQVCQGDVYVTCTSYSSRFQSSWMTKVAGIGSAAAAALLAVAAFMCPLLVMMHLSSVKVLIKFRHATLAKVVCIGASVLCGLVSLLFFVIEVFISKTGISFGVAINLSWAFYLQGLSVLLGVVAGVGAGIEFGWGRKLGGDPTVYGRDPEGTAATTISNPSFRDTRNGHAKTGNHAKTGSHAGHGGHRSSGRVHRNANGVAMTHFSGQPYMLPANGTNGHTARTNGGMKLAFDPNRTPLRSSLRKPKPAPPEDAPDASLGIPNLAYTQSSPPAKKKVRIHTQSTSV